From the genome of Chloroflexota bacterium, one region includes:
- the selB gene encoding selenocysteine-specific translation elongation factor yields MTAGSDAPSAATVGTAGHVDHGKSTLVHALTGIDPDRLAEEKARGMTIDLGFAWLTLPSGRSVSLVDVPGHERFIHNMLAGVGGIDACLFVVAADEGVMPQTREHLDIVTLLGIERGVVALAKTDLVDEEWLELVEQEVRETLAASSLSQAPVVPVSARDGRGLDALLDALDALLAQPLSRPQVGGPRLPVDRAFTQRGFGTVVTGTLNGGPLDVGDTVHLYPGGARTRVRGLQTHRAAEDRAWPGRRVAVNLGGVTPADVPRGTVVAAPGAVTETRRLDATLRLLPSAPRALKPGERVSWHSGTAEVVAAVRYLEADPVQPGGAGWVQWRLGEAVAIRKGDPYVIRRLSPPMTIGGGETVRAAARHVPRGDPAALEALERARRAPPAELVAAAVEAGGPLTPAEIARRTELSLDQVTALVDEIERAGGLSVVGGYAAPTAAVDALRRRISALLSPSATGGLPQAAFPRQLGAPAPLVAALLEGMSDEGRLVLKEGRVLPPGQAPAPRGPQADRLLAALDEGGFAPPDLLALARSHGASSALLDALAVAGELVRITPTFGLTPAGYSRWRQAVGEAFAASDQVTVKQLRDQLGTSRKYVLAFLEHLDARAVTRRVGEARILLDRSWLPD; encoded by the coding sequence GTGACGGCCGGTAGCGACGCCCCGTCCGCGGCCACGGTTGGCACCGCGGGTCACGTCGATCATGGCAAGTCGACCCTGGTACACGCGCTGACCGGCATCGATCCGGACCGTCTCGCCGAAGAGAAGGCCCGCGGCATGACCATCGACCTGGGCTTCGCCTGGCTCACCCTGCCCAGCGGGCGTTCGGTGAGCCTGGTGGACGTTCCGGGTCACGAGCGATTCATTCACAACATGCTGGCCGGCGTGGGTGGGATCGACGCCTGTCTGTTCGTGGTCGCCGCCGACGAAGGCGTAATGCCGCAGACGCGCGAGCACCTCGACATCGTGACGCTGCTGGGCATTGAGCGCGGAGTGGTCGCGCTGGCGAAAACGGATTTGGTCGACGAGGAGTGGCTCGAGCTTGTCGAACAGGAGGTGCGCGAAACCCTGGCGGCCAGCTCGCTGTCCCAAGCGCCCGTCGTCCCTGTCTCCGCGCGCGACGGCCGCGGACTGGACGCGCTCCTGGATGCACTGGATGCGCTTCTGGCGCAGCCGCTGTCCCGACCGCAGGTCGGTGGACCGCGACTGCCGGTGGACCGGGCCTTCACCCAGCGGGGCTTCGGCACCGTGGTGACCGGCACGCTGAACGGCGGGCCGCTGGACGTGGGCGACACGGTCCACCTGTATCCGGGCGGCGCGCGGACGCGCGTACGCGGCTTGCAGACCCATCGCGCGGCCGAGGACCGCGCCTGGCCGGGGCGGCGCGTGGCGGTGAACCTCGGCGGCGTCACGCCCGCCGACGTCCCGCGCGGCACCGTGGTCGCCGCGCCGGGCGCCGTCACCGAGACGCGACGCCTGGACGCCACGCTGCGCCTGCTGCCGTCGGCGCCGCGCGCGTTGAAGCCGGGGGAGCGCGTGTCGTGGCACTCGGGCACTGCCGAGGTCGTGGCGGCGGTGCGCTATCTGGAGGCCGACCCCGTCCAGCCGGGTGGCGCCGGCTGGGTCCAGTGGCGGCTTGGCGAGGCGGTCGCCATCCGCAAGGGCGACCCCTATGTGATCCGACGACTCTCGCCGCCGATGACCATTGGTGGCGGCGAGACCGTGCGCGCGGCGGCCCGCCACGTGCCGCGCGGCGACCCTGCCGCGCTGGAAGCCCTCGAACGCGCTCGCCGCGCCCCGCCCGCCGAGCTTGTGGCCGCGGCGGTCGAGGCCGGCGGCCCGCTCACGCCGGCCGAGATCGCGCGCCGCACCGAGTTGAGCCTCGACCAGGTGACGGCACTGGTGGACGAAATTGAGCGCGCCGGCGGGTTGAGCGTCGTCGGCGGCTACGCGGCGCCGACCGCCGCCGTCGACGCGCTGCGCCGGCGCATTTCTGCCCTGCTATCGCCAAGCGCCACCGGCGGCCTGCCGCAGGCCGCGTTTCCCCGGCAGCTGGGAGCCCCGGCGCCCCTCGTCGCGGCGCTGCTCGAAGGCATGTCCGACGAGGGCCGGCTCGTCCTCAAGGAGGGACGAGTCTTGCCGCCAGGACAAGCGCCCGCGCCGCGCGGCCCCCAGGCCGACCGCCTGCTGGCCGCGCTGGATGAGGGCGGCTTCGCGCCGCCGGACCTGCTCGCGCTGGCGCGCTCCCACGGCGCCTCGAGCGCGCTCCTCGACGCCCTGGCGGTGGCGGGTGAACTCGTCCGCATCACGCCGACGTTCGGTCTCACCCCGGCGGGCTATTCGCGCTGGCGGCAGGCCGTTGGCGAGGCCTTTGCCGCAAGCGACCAGGTCACGGTGAAGCAGCTCCGCGACCAGTTGGGCACTAGCCGCAAGTACGTCCTGGCGTTCTTGGAGCACCTCGACGCCCGGGCCGTCACCCGCCGCGTCGGCGAAGCCCGCATCCTTCTCGACCGCAGCTGGCTGCCGGACTAG
- a CDS encoding phosphoglycerate kinase, whose protein sequence is MKRGLADLDVNGRRVFVRADLNVPLDGSAIRDDSRIKASLPTIRDLRDRGARVVLASHLGRPRGAVRPELSLAPVAERLGEFLGASVPVAPDSMGPEVERLTRELVDGDVLLLENVRFHPGEEANEPDHVRALAGLADCYVNDAFGTAHRAHASTTGLAHALPAAAGHLMLAELHALDPIVQGPPRPFAAIVGGAKISDKITLLERLAATADLLILGGAMANTFLAADGVGIGRSRAESAAEAVARIRSAADAVGCRLVLPVDAVVADAAADDAAPATVGLDAVPTDAMILDIGPASLAAYAEALARARTVLWNGPVGVYELAPFATGTLGLARLLAHLPAEVVVAGGDAVAAAQASGRAEDFAHLSTGGGATLELIEGRELPGVAALPEA, encoded by the coding sequence ATGAAGCGCGGACTGGCGGACCTTGACGTCAACGGCCGGCGAGTCTTCGTCCGCGCCGACCTCAACGTGCCACTCGACGGAAGCGCGATCCGCGACGACTCCCGCATCAAAGCCTCTCTGCCGACCATTCGCGATCTGCGCGACCGCGGCGCGCGCGTGGTGCTGGCCTCACATCTCGGCCGGCCGCGGGGCGCCGTACGTCCCGAGCTGTCGCTGGCGCCGGTCGCGGAGCGCCTGGGAGAGTTCCTCGGCGCTTCGGTTCCCGTAGCCCCCGACAGCATGGGCCCCGAGGTCGAGCGGCTGACGCGCGAGCTCGTGGATGGAGACGTCCTGCTGCTCGAAAACGTGCGCTTCCATCCCGGCGAGGAGGCCAACGAGCCGGACCACGTGCGCGCGCTGGCGGGGCTGGCCGATTGCTACGTGAACGACGCCTTCGGCACGGCGCACCGGGCGCATGCCAGCACGACGGGGCTGGCCCACGCGCTGCCCGCCGCCGCCGGACACCTGATGCTGGCCGAGTTGCACGCGTTGGACCCAATCGTGCAGGGGCCGCCGCGTCCGTTCGCGGCCATCGTGGGCGGCGCCAAGATCAGCGACAAGATCACGCTGCTCGAGCGGCTGGCGGCCACGGCGGACCTGCTGATCCTGGGCGGGGCGATGGCCAACACGTTTCTGGCGGCGGACGGCGTCGGCATCGGTCGGTCGCGGGCGGAAAGCGCCGCCGAAGCCGTCGCTCGCATTCGGTCGGCAGCCGACGCGGTGGGCTGCCGGCTGGTGCTTCCGGTTGACGCGGTGGTGGCCGACGCGGCCGCCGACGACGCGGCCCCCGCCACGGTGGGGCTGGACGCGGTGCCGACTGACGCCATGATTCTGGACATTGGCCCCGCGTCGCTGGCGGCCTATGCCGAAGCGCTTGCCCGCGCGCGAACGGTGCTGTGGAACGGTCCGGTCGGCGTGTATGAGCTGGCGCCGTTCGCTACCGGCACGCTGGGGCTGGCGCGGCTCTTGGCCCACTTGCCCGCCGAGGTGGTGGTGGCGGGCGGCGACGCCGTGGCGGCGGCTCAGGCGTCAGGTCGCGCGGAGGACTTCGCCCACCTGAGCACGGGCGGCGGCGCGACGCTCGAGCTCATCGAAGGCCGCGAGCTTCCGGGCGTGGCCGCGCTTCCGGAGGCCTGA
- a CDS encoding heterodisulfide reductase-related iron-sulfur binding cluster — MSVAAPQVGFSTHDAPDPATIATCVHCGLCLNECPTYRVLRLEMDSPRGRIQLTKAVSDGHMSLTSPTFLKHTFRCLDCRACETACPSGVKYGEIIEDVRAQTVQAGLLPRARRVADLVLRHVFTRPRALRLMGQGLRLYQRSGLQWLVRRSRVLQALAPPLARLDAMSPPMSAEFLQAADLRFVPAEGERRHRVAFLTGCIMSLSLAEAHRASLRVLARAGCDVHIPEHQQCCGALHVHGGARETARDLARRNIDAFEAEAFDAIVVNSAGCGSTLKEYGHLLAGDPAYGERARAFVAKVRDFSEFLAEIEAPAGSAAVEREVIYQDACHLVHAQGISQQPRDLIGAVPGVTLVETANPTICCGAAGLYSATDTEVSLQILDEKLDAIEATGARTIVSGNPGCILHLRTGARRRGLDLEVLHLAEFLDTAYATE, encoded by the coding sequence ATGAGCGTCGCCGCGCCGCAGGTGGGCTTCAGCACCCACGACGCGCCAGACCCCGCCACCATCGCCACCTGCGTGCACTGCGGTCTGTGCCTCAACGAGTGCCCCACCTACCGCGTGCTGCGGCTGGAAATGGACTCGCCGCGCGGGCGGATTCAGCTCACCAAAGCGGTGTCGGACGGGCACATGTCCCTCACCAGCCCGACCTTTCTGAAGCACACCTTCCGCTGCCTGGATTGCCGCGCCTGTGAGACGGCTTGTCCCTCGGGCGTCAAGTACGGCGAGATCATCGAGGACGTGCGCGCACAGACGGTGCAGGCCGGGCTGTTGCCGCGGGCGCGGCGCGTCGCCGACCTGGTGCTGCGCCACGTCTTCACCCGACCGCGCGCGCTGCGGCTGATGGGGCAAGGCTTGCGGCTGTATCAGCGCAGCGGCCTGCAGTGGCTGGTGCGCCGCAGCCGGGTGTTGCAGGCCCTGGCGCCGCCGCTGGCGCGGCTCGACGCGATGTCGCCGCCGATGTCCGCTGAGTTCCTCCAGGCCGCCGACCTGCGCTTCGTGCCGGCGGAGGGCGAGCGCCGCCATCGGGTGGCCTTCCTGACCGGCTGCATCATGTCGCTGTCGCTCGCCGAGGCCCACCGCGCCTCGCTGCGGGTGCTGGCGCGCGCCGGCTGCGACGTCCACATTCCCGAGCACCAGCAGTGCTGCGGCGCGCTCCACGTGCACGGCGGCGCGCGCGAAACCGCCCGCGATCTGGCCCGGCGCAACATCGACGCCTTCGAGGCGGAGGCCTTCGACGCCATCGTCGTCAATTCCGCCGGCTGCGGCTCGACCCTGAAGGAGTACGGCCACCTGCTGGCCGGGGATCCCGCTTACGGCGAGCGGGCGCGCGCGTTTGTCGCCAAGGTGCGCGACTTCTCGGAGTTCCTAGCGGAAATCGAGGCACCTGCAGGCTCGGCCGCGGTCGAGCGCGAGGTGATCTACCAGGACGCCTGCCACCTGGTGCACGCCCAGGGCATATCGCAGCAGCCCCGCGACCTGATCGGCGCGGTCCCCGGCGTGACGCTGGTGGAGACGGCCAACCCCACGATCTGCTGCGGCGCCGCGGGCCTCTACAGCGCCACCGACACGGAGGTGTCGCTGCAGATCCTGGATGAAAAGCTCGACGCGATCGAGGCGACGGGGGCGCGCACCATCGTGTCGGGCAATCCGGGCTGCATCCTGCACCTGCGCACCGGCGCGCGGCGGCGAGGCCTCGATCTCGAAGTCCTGCACCTCGCCGAGTTTCTGGATAC
- the panC gene encoding pantoate--beta-alanine ligase, producing MIVARTRAELAAARVGLPDRVGAVLTMGGLHDGHSALLRAARRECASVVATLFVNPSQFESEHDAAAYPRDEAADLRRFAAEAVDVAFVPPVHEIYAPGSATQVGAGRLGTVLEGASRPGHFNGVATVVALLLDLTRPARSYFGQKDWQQTCVIRQVVDGLALDVELRVVGTVRDDEGLALGTRNGRLSVEGRRAALVLHRALTAGARAWRGGERAADRVERTMRRELDTEPGASVDYAVARDPHTLNALHPNASSVALLVAAWVEGVRLIDNLVLGDGLVDIDPAPLLADAAAATGGGPPPP from the coding sequence ATGATCGTGGCGCGCACGCGGGCCGAGTTGGCGGCGGCGCGCGTCGGGCTCCCGGATCGCGTCGGCGCCGTGCTGACCATGGGCGGCCTGCACGACGGCCACAGCGCGCTGCTGCGGGCGGCGCGCCGGGAATGCGCCTCCGTCGTGGCCACGCTGTTCGTAAATCCCAGCCAGTTCGAGAGCGAGCACGACGCCGCCGCCTATCCGAGAGACGAGGCCGCCGACTTGCGCCGGTTCGCCGCCGAGGCCGTGGACGTGGCGTTTGTCCCGCCGGTCCACGAGATCTACGCGCCGGGGTCCGCCACCCAGGTCGGTGCGGGGCGCCTCGGCACCGTGCTCGAAGGCGCCAGCCGGCCCGGCCACTTCAACGGCGTCGCCACCGTGGTCGCCCTGCTGCTCGATCTCACGCGCCCCGCACGCTCCTATTTTGGACAGAAGGATTGGCAGCAAACGTGCGTAATTCGGCAGGTCGTGGATGGTCTTGCGCTGGACGTTGAGCTGCGCGTGGTCGGCACCGTGCGTGACGACGAGGGCCTGGCATTGGGCACGCGCAACGGGCGGCTGTCGGTCGAGGGGCGGCGCGCGGCCCTGGTGCTCCACCGTGCGTTAACGGCCGGCGCCCGGGCTTGGCGCGGCGGCGAGCGGGCGGCGGACCGCGTTGAGCGCACGATGCGGCGGGAGCTCGATACCGAACCGGGCGCCAGCGTCGATTACGCGGTGGCGCGCGATCCCCATACGCTCAACGCCCTCCATCCCAACGCCTCATCCGTCGCGCTGCTCGTGGCCGCCTGGGTGGAAGGGGTGCGTCTGATCGACAACCTCGTCCTCGGCGACGGCCTCGTGGATATCGACCCCGCGCCGCTGCTGGCCGACGCCGCGGCTGCGACCGGCGGCGGTCCGCCCCCGCCGTGA
- a CDS encoding FAD-binding oxidoreductase codes for MALEAEAPTAVTAKEIAAALARDVPASRIRTGDLVALAVDGVEPSVVVQPAHPDEAAAVLARCDEVGAAVVPRGAGAQMGLGNVPERVDVVLDTTGLNDLVNYTPADLTLGVQAGVTLAALQARLREEGQHLPLDPPFAASATLGGLMATNMSGPRRVASGSLRDLVIGAETAGPDGAITKSGGMVVKNVTGYDLHKGHIGALGTLGLITRVNLKVAPLPANERTAVYGYASALDAGGAVGSIVALPVAPTGVDLIDRRLVASADVPDGPWLLAVRFGGAEAGVAAQLAMVHETLASNGAAPHVLEGDAQRDLWRDAVRVAEPPPTGEPYTVSRMSALSSQIPSLLGTAAEIAAEHGLEWRAEAHAVSGVGRVRWTGGDTDAVCRAVSDLRGAARMFDAPVVVEAAPPGVKRRLDVWGVDPSNAAHALAGELRRAFDPNRTLNPGRFLADAA; via the coding sequence ATGGCACTTGAAGCTGAAGCTCCGACTGCCGTTACGGCCAAGGAGATAGCGGCCGCGTTGGCGCGCGATGTGCCGGCCAGCCGCATCCGCACCGGCGACCTCGTGGCGTTGGCCGTCGACGGGGTTGAGCCGTCCGTGGTCGTCCAGCCCGCGCATCCGGACGAAGCGGCGGCCGTGCTGGCGCGGTGCGACGAGGTGGGCGCCGCGGTCGTCCCGCGCGGGGCCGGCGCCCAGATGGGGCTAGGGAATGTGCCCGAACGCGTCGACGTGGTGCTCGACACGACCGGGCTCAATGATCTCGTGAACTACACGCCGGCGGACCTGACCCTTGGCGTCCAGGCCGGCGTCACGCTGGCCGCGCTGCAGGCTCGGCTGCGCGAGGAGGGCCAGCACTTGCCGCTGGACCCGCCATTCGCGGCATCCGCCACATTGGGCGGCCTGATGGCCACCAACATGTCGGGCCCGCGCCGGGTGGCCTCGGGCTCGCTGCGCGACCTGGTGATCGGCGCGGAGACGGCGGGGCCGGACGGCGCCATCACCAAATCCGGCGGCATGGTGGTCAAAAACGTGACCGGCTATGACCTGCACAAGGGTCACATTGGTGCGCTGGGCACGCTGGGGCTGATTACTCGCGTAAACCTGAAGGTGGCGCCGCTGCCGGCCAACGAGCGCACGGCGGTCTATGGTTACGCATCGGCGCTCGACGCGGGGGGCGCGGTTGGGTCGATCGTGGCCCTGCCGGTCGCGCCCACCGGGGTCGATCTCATCGACCGGCGACTGGTCGCGTCAGCCGACGTGCCGGACGGCCCCTGGCTGCTGGCGGTGCGGTTCGGCGGCGCGGAGGCCGGGGTGGCCGCGCAACTCGCGATGGTGCACGAGACGCTCGCCTCCAACGGCGCCGCCCCACACGTGCTTGAGGGCGACGCGCAGCGCGACCTCTGGCGCGACGCGGTGCGTGTGGCGGAACCGCCACCAACCGGCGAGCCGTATACGGTATCCCGCATGAGCGCCCTCTCGTCGCAGATTCCATCGCTTCTCGGGACGGCGGCCGAGATTGCCGCCGAGCACGGCCTGGAGTGGCGCGCGGAGGCGCACGCCGTGAGCGGCGTCGGGCGGGTGCGCTGGACGGGCGGCGACACCGACGCGGTTTGCCGCGCCGTCTCCGATCTACGCGGCGCCGCGCGGATGTTCGACGCTCCCGTCGTGGTTGAGGCGGCGCCACCCGGCGTCAAGCGCCGCCTGGATGTTTGGGGCGTGGATCCGTCCAACGCCGCGCATGCGCTCGCCGGCGAGTTGCGGCGCGCGTTCGATCCCAACCGCACGCTCAACCCTGGGCGCTTCCTGGCGGATGCCGCATGA
- the gap gene encoding type I glyceraldehyde-3-phosphate dehydrogenase, whose product MRIAINGFGRIGRQAFRALLERQPQAEVVGINELVDLETLAHLLRYDSNYGRFPGEVAVDGTDLVVNGCRVPTTSQREWDRLPWGELGAQLVIEATGVGTERARAALHLDAGADRVLITAPATGADLTLVMGVNHDRYDPAAHHVVSNASCTTNGLAPPLDTLHRAFGVRKGLMSTVHAYTASQALVDGPAGDIREARSAALSIVPTSTGAAKAIGLVIPELEGRMHGAAYRVPVPTVSIVEFVAHLERAASEAEVNDALREAAAGRLQGIMAINDEPLVSVDLRGDPHSSIVEAESTMAIGDDLVKVAAWYDNEWGYACRVADAAALVAAGTPAAAAV is encoded by the coding sequence GTGCGCATTGCCATCAACGGGTTCGGGCGGATCGGCCGGCAAGCATTTCGCGCGCTGCTGGAGCGTCAGCCGCAGGCCGAGGTCGTGGGCATCAACGAGCTGGTGGACCTGGAGACGCTGGCCCATCTGCTGCGCTACGACAGCAACTATGGGCGCTTTCCAGGCGAGGTGGCCGTGGACGGCACGGACCTGGTGGTCAACGGATGTCGCGTACCGACCACCTCGCAGCGGGAGTGGGACCGGCTGCCGTGGGGCGAGCTGGGAGCGCAACTCGTAATCGAGGCCACGGGCGTCGGCACCGAGCGGGCACGCGCCGCGCTGCACCTGGACGCCGGAGCCGACCGCGTGCTGATCACGGCGCCCGCCACGGGGGCCGACCTGACCCTCGTCATGGGGGTGAACCACGACCGCTACGATCCCGCCGCGCATCACGTCGTGAGCAACGCCTCGTGCACGACGAACGGTCTGGCGCCGCCGCTGGACACGTTGCACCGCGCCTTTGGCGTACGGAAGGGCCTGATGTCCACGGTGCACGCCTACACCGCGTCCCAGGCGCTGGTCGACGGCCCGGCGGGCGACATCCGCGAAGCCCGTTCCGCGGCGCTGAGCATCGTCCCGACCTCAACCGGCGCCGCCAAGGCCATCGGGCTGGTGATTCCCGAGCTCGAGGGCCGCATGCACGGCGCGGCCTATCGCGTGCCCGTGCCCACGGTGTCGATCGTGGAGTTCGTGGCGCACCTGGAGCGCGCGGCGAGCGAGGCGGAGGTCAACGACGCGCTGCGCGAGGCGGCCGCGGGGCGGCTGCAGGGCATCATGGCCATCAACGACGAGCCGCTGGTGTCGGTGGACCTGCGGGGCGATCCGCACTCGTCGATCGTCGAGGCCGAGAGCACCATGGCCATCGGCGACGACCTGGTGAAAGTCGCCGCGTGGTACGACAACGAGTGGGGCTATGCCTGCCGCGTGGCCGATGCGGCGGCGCTGGTCGCCGCCGGGACGCCCGCGGCGGCCGCCGTCTAG